The following proteins are encoded in a genomic region of Reichenbachiella sp.:
- a CDS encoding ABC transporter ATP-binding protein: protein MLQAKNIVKSYGELQVLKGIDLRVETGEVVSVVGASGAGKSTLLQILGTLDQPDGGSVEINGQNVFKLNSKSLASFRNQEIGFVFQFHNLLPEFTLFENICIPAYINGKNGKALADYASQLMELLHIEHRRDHKPSELSGGELQRGAVARTLINKPSLIFADEPSGNLDSVNAEELHHLFFQLQKELNQTFIIVTHNQDLAEMTDRKIVIQDGRILG, encoded by the coding sequence ATGCTGCAGGCGAAAAACATTGTTAAATCTTATGGGGAGTTACAAGTGCTCAAAGGCATTGATCTGAGAGTAGAGACTGGCGAAGTAGTTTCGGTGGTAGGAGCTTCAGGAGCTGGCAAAAGTACACTGTTACAAATTCTAGGGACGTTAGACCAACCGGATGGTGGATCGGTAGAGATCAATGGTCAAAATGTTTTCAAGCTAAACTCCAAGTCGTTGGCCTCTTTCCGGAATCAGGAAATAGGTTTTGTGTTTCAATTCCATAATCTACTTCCCGAATTCACACTGTTCGAAAACATTTGCATCCCGGCTTACATCAATGGAAAGAATGGAAAGGCATTGGCTGATTATGCTAGCCAGTTGATGGAGTTGCTGCATATAGAACATCGGCGTGATCATAAACCTTCTGAGTTGTCTGGCGGTGAGCTGCAAAGAGGAGCCGTAGCTCGTACCTTGATCAACAAACCATCTTTAATATTTGCTGACGAACCAAGTGGAAATCTTGATTCAGTAAATGCAGAGGAATTACATCACTTATTCTTCCAATTACAGAAGGAACTCAATCAAACCTTTATCATCGTTACACACAATCAAGATTTGGCGGAAATGACCGATCGAAAGATTGTT
- a CDS encoding response regulator produces the protein MPEQTEADIVLVEDNPNDAEITIRSLKKHHLANKLVWLKDGVEALDYLLARNKYADRNIHDLPRVIFLDLKLPKVDGTEVLAEIRKNEVTKKIPVVVLTSSKEEQDVMKTYDLGVNSYIVKPVEFENFAKAIAEVGFYWLITNTTPSS, from the coding sequence ATGCCTGAACAAACTGAAGCGGATATTGTTTTAGTAGAGGACAACCCGAACGATGCAGAGATTACGATACGTTCACTAAAAAAACATCATCTGGCCAATAAATTGGTCTGGTTAAAAGATGGAGTTGAAGCATTGGACTATTTGTTAGCAAGAAATAAATATGCTGATAGGAATATTCATGACCTCCCTCGAGTGATTTTTTTAGACTTAAAACTGCCAAAGGTAGATGGAACAGAGGTGCTGGCAGAAATCAGAAAGAATGAAGTCACTAAAAAAATTCCTGTTGTGGTATTGACCTCGTCGAAAGAAGAACAGGACGTTATGAAAACGTATGACCTGGGAGTGAATAGCTATATTGTAAAACCTGTAGAGTTTGAAAACTTTGCTAAGGCTATAGCTGAGGTTGGTTTTTATTGGCTTATTACAAATACTACACCTTCTAGCTAA
- a CDS encoding DUF1987 domain-containing protein produces the protein MKGYFIRSSRVTPSIYFNPTKGIFDMRGKSSPENPLAFYNYVLESLDSYAESGTASMTANLAFEYFNTSSSKCLYIFMKKLSKIDEMGKKVIINWYFEDGDEDMKEAGEDLCSFFDMEFNFMEIPEIKVLGEEKQSA, from the coding sequence ATGAAAGGATATTTTATAAGATCGTCACGTGTGACACCCTCTATATACTTCAACCCCACTAAAGGGATTTTTGATATGAGAGGCAAGTCAAGTCCGGAAAACCCACTGGCATTTTATAATTATGTGCTGGAAAGCTTAGACAGCTATGCCGAAAGTGGCACGGCTTCCATGACAGCCAACTTGGCATTTGAATATTTCAATACGAGTTCTTCTAAGTGTCTTTACATTTTCATGAAGAAATTGTCCAAGATTGATGAAATGGGTAAAAAAGTAATAATAAACTGGTACTTCGAAGATGGAGACGAAGATATGAAAGAGGCAGGTGAGGATCTGTGCAGTTTCTTCGACATGGAGTTTAACTTCATGGAGATTCCAGAGATCAAAGTACTTGGAGAAGAAAAACAGTCAGCTTAA
- a CDS encoding ATP-binding protein codes for MKEGSLEHKIFRSALVFIMIMLIYAVSYRLYLHEFKTAIGFTIGWLFTYAIWRISSQSQRIELVVVPWAVCIFLFAIFLWFKTGGFNGSGLAFFCVTLILVIIASKKWRIRLIPIFIVIQSLLVLADIYLKHLPIWGINGKPQLDFVLLTSITLVLVVLLKNSYDEKEKKIEQFSRGLRELHRLNLRHDSNLDEVLSDYLNSGAELLGIKTGFIVEIQNGVPIITNSNDSEKSEDYTQELISLNKSVIMETDLERRTLYRAANMTNLNRKGISGLVPKYFIASPLTVNNAMYGVLLFSADESKRSGFEEYDIEIMELMAINISHLLDMKVWSEHQKKTDLELHLSEKRFKTIYDYANVGICVCDKKGMVLMANKALQDLLEYSEAELLGETFYSISGTDDLDEMDRDIKQYEQIVLGEIDHYSIEKKNTTKNGREIFVHKTVSTVRDEEDKVRFTVMIVDDVTNRKLNQQKIQNLNQQLEVQVEKMEVANKELEAFSYSVSHDLRAPLRAIDGFSKIILEDHEDEFSDESKRLLNVIIKNSGKMAMLIDDLLAFSRISRKVTEFKPINFDELVSGIIEEQALDNSIFTISPLPQAKGEPTLMKQVFSNLIGNAVKFSGNEPQPKIEIGVVERDEFYEFFVKDNGVGFNMAYYDKVFGVFQRLHTEEEFKGTGVGLAIVQKVMMKHNGKVWAESEEGKGTTFYFGLPK; via the coding sequence TTGAAAGAAGGCTCCCTCGAACATAAAATATTCAGATCAGCACTCGTGTTTATCATGATCATGTTGATCTATGCTGTGAGTTATCGGCTTTATCTTCATGAGTTTAAGACAGCAATAGGGTTTACCATCGGTTGGTTATTTACTTATGCAATCTGGCGGATTAGTAGCCAATCTCAACGAATTGAGCTTGTTGTAGTGCCGTGGGCAGTTTGTATATTTCTATTTGCCATTTTTCTTTGGTTTAAAACAGGAGGGTTCAATGGAAGCGGGTTAGCATTTTTTTGTGTGACTCTGATTTTAGTCATTATAGCATCTAAAAAATGGCGCATCAGGCTTATCCCTATTTTTATTGTCATTCAATCGTTATTGGTATTAGCTGATATTTATCTAAAGCATTTACCCATTTGGGGGATTAACGGAAAGCCTCAACTGGACTTTGTACTCCTCACTTCTATTACCTTGGTTTTGGTTGTATTGCTTAAAAACAGTTATGATGAAAAGGAGAAGAAAATTGAGCAGTTTAGTCGTGGTCTAAGAGAATTGCATCGACTCAATTTGAGACACGACTCCAACCTAGATGAGGTGCTCTCTGATTATCTCAATTCAGGGGCGGAATTATTGGGAATTAAAACGGGATTCATCGTGGAAATTCAGAATGGGGTACCAATTATCACAAATTCTAACGATTCGGAAAAGTCTGAAGATTATACACAAGAGTTGATCTCACTTAATAAAAGTGTAATCATGGAGACAGATTTGGAAAGACGTACGCTATACAGAGCCGCAAACATGACCAACCTGAATCGAAAAGGTATAAGCGGACTTGTCCCGAAATATTTCATTGCCTCTCCATTGACAGTAAACAACGCAATGTATGGTGTGTTACTGTTTTCTGCAGATGAATCAAAAAGGAGCGGGTTTGAAGAATACGACATTGAAATCATGGAACTCATGGCTATTAATATTAGCCATTTGTTGGACATGAAAGTCTGGAGTGAGCATCAGAAAAAGACCGACTTGGAGCTGCATCTCAGCGAAAAGAGATTCAAAACCATTTATGACTATGCCAATGTGGGTATTTGTGTCTGCGATAAAAAGGGAATGGTACTCATGGCTAATAAAGCACTGCAAGATTTGCTTGAATATTCTGAGGCAGAGTTACTTGGGGAAACTTTTTATTCCATTTCAGGAACGGACGATTTGGATGAAATGGATAGAGACATCAAACAATATGAGCAAATTGTTTTAGGTGAAATTGATCATTATTCAATAGAAAAGAAAAATACTACTAAAAATGGTCGTGAGATATTCGTGCATAAGACAGTGTCTACGGTTCGAGACGAAGAGGACAAGGTCAGATTCACAGTGATGATTGTAGATGATGTCACAAACAGAAAACTAAATCAACAAAAGATTCAAAATCTAAATCAACAACTTGAAGTTCAGGTGGAAAAAATGGAAGTAGCCAACAAGGAATTGGAGGCTTTTAGTTATTCAGTTTCACATGATTTGCGAGCTCCATTGCGGGCGATTGATGGATTTTCTAAGATAATTCTAGAAGATCATGAAGATGAATTTAGTGATGAAAGCAAAAGGCTCCTGAATGTGATCATAAAGAATAGCGGCAAAATGGCTATGCTGATCGATGACCTTCTTGCGTTCTCCAGGATTTCAAGGAAAGTAACAGAATTTAAACCCATCAACTTTGATGAACTAGTGAGTGGAATCATAGAAGAGCAGGCATTGGATAATTCAATTTTCACGATTAGTCCATTGCCGCAAGCCAAGGGAGAGCCTACATTGATGAAGCAAGTGTTTTCTAATTTGATAGGAAACGCGGTGAAGTTTAGTGGCAACGAACCCCAACCCAAAATTGAAATTGGAGTAGTTGAGCGTGACGAGTTTTATGAGTTCTTTGTGAAAGACAATGGGGTTGGTTTCAACATGGCCTATTATGACAAGGTGTTTGGTGTATTTCAACGCTTGCATACCGAAGAGGAGTTTAAAGGGACTGGTGTTGGTTTGGCCATCGTTCAAAAGGTGATGATGAAACACAATGGCAAAGTTTGGGCAGAAAGCGAAGAGGGAAAAGGAACTACATTTTATTTCGGCCTGCCCAAATAG
- a CDS encoding response regulator transcription factor gives MSKISILVVDDHSLVREGVITMLSIYDDFTIIGEAESGDEALQKISEQAPDVVLLDINMPGMNGIETAKKIGADHEGVKIIILSMEVTQDHISEAIKAGVAGYLAKDTKKDILAEAIRKVMQGEQYFGQKISQVIFKGFYNQSKGERVANENKDLSKREVEVLRQIASGLSNREIADKLFISIRTVDAHRNHIMQKLGLKSTAQLVKYAIREKIIELD, from the coding sequence ATGTCAAAAATATCGATACTCGTAGTCGATGATCACTCCTTAGTAAGAGAAGGCGTAATTACCATGCTTTCCATTTACGATGACTTCACTATCATTGGAGAAGCCGAGAGTGGAGACGAAGCACTCCAAAAAATATCCGAACAGGCACCAGATGTCGTATTGCTGGATATCAATATGCCAGGGATGAATGGGATTGAGACGGCAAAAAAAATTGGAGCCGATCATGAAGGGGTAAAGATAATTATCCTGTCTATGGAAGTGACTCAAGATCATATTTCAGAAGCGATCAAAGCGGGTGTAGCGGGATATCTGGCCAAAGACACAAAAAAGGATATTTTGGCAGAAGCCATTCGAAAAGTGATGCAAGGAGAGCAATACTTTGGTCAGAAGATTTCTCAGGTCATTTTTAAAGGCTTTTACAATCAGAGTAAAGGTGAGCGCGTAGCCAATGAAAACAAAGACCTAAGTAAACGTGAAGTTGAAGTATTAAGGCAAATAGCTTCTGGCCTTTCTAATCGTGAGATTGCAGATAAATTATTCATCAGTATTCGTACGGTAGATGCGCACCGAAATCACATTATGCAGAAGCTTGGATTGAAGAGTACGGCACAATTAGTGAAGTATGCAATTCGAGAAAAAATCATAGAACTAGACTAA
- a CDS encoding PAS domain-containing protein, producing MKDTKLNILILEDVVEDAELALHELKRAGFQFEYHRVDNLKDFKFKLFDFLPHVVLSDYNLPSCSAIDAFELVKEINLPFIIVSGIIGEENAVEALKLGVTDLVSKDSLSRLPIVVERALNEQKVTREKKSAEHELILNKERLELALEGTDLGIWDLDFMSNAIVYNNKSLEILGFDAEDAIQDFKYFQKYDTDEQQYVIDAMNEHIAGNAPFFDQEFYVRNKTGAVKWVLARGKIIRRSLKGEPLRASGTLLDITEKKVYEEQLRKNQSILENAESVAHVGSYEWNAKGNSFVVSAEFRRIFELTDEEELSVFRLIRETMHEQDKPYFKEMLAGRKNFFDIEHRIVLGEDLTKIVRNTGNITVDSDGKISSVLGVVQDITEQREISKSIFNAQQFERSRMARDIHDGIGQMLVAAKFKLSSLEADSEEELTRKKDDVEDLLATTIEEVRRVSRNLSNRHLEEFGLSKTMHYLMEEIENMGEFEVDYVIDIPDDYDMELSNTIYRIAQEAINNIVKYAKAEQVSVRIEAVDKNIVLEIKDDGIGFDTEIKWNGIKNMKERTSLQNGHFEITSVPKKGTVVKSWFPINN from the coding sequence TTGAAAGATACCAAACTAAATATACTCATACTCGAGGATGTAGTTGAAGATGCCGAATTAGCACTTCATGAGCTCAAACGTGCAGGTTTTCAATTTGAATACCATCGAGTGGACAATCTCAAAGACTTCAAATTCAAGCTGTTTGATTTTTTACCACATGTAGTTCTTTCTGATTACAACCTACCATCATGCAGCGCTATTGATGCCTTTGAGCTGGTGAAAGAAATCAATTTGCCATTTATAATAGTTTCAGGAATTATTGGAGAAGAGAATGCCGTGGAAGCCCTGAAGCTTGGTGTTACAGATTTGGTTTCTAAAGATAGTTTGTCACGATTGCCTATCGTAGTAGAGCGAGCGCTCAACGAGCAGAAAGTAACTCGTGAGAAAAAATCTGCAGAGCACGAACTGATCTTGAATAAGGAGCGACTAGAGTTAGCACTTGAAGGAACGGACCTGGGAATTTGGGATCTGGATTTTATGTCTAATGCCATTGTTTATAATAATAAAAGTCTCGAGATATTAGGATTCGATGCCGAGGATGCCATTCAGGATTTCAAGTATTTTCAAAAGTATGATACAGACGAGCAGCAGTATGTAATCGATGCCATGAATGAACACATTGCTGGAAACGCTCCATTTTTTGATCAAGAATTTTATGTCAGAAATAAAACAGGAGCAGTAAAATGGGTGCTGGCAAGAGGAAAAATTATCCGTAGGTCTCTGAAAGGAGAACCCCTTCGAGCATCAGGGACTTTACTGGATATTACCGAGAAAAAGGTATATGAAGAACAGCTTCGGAAGAATCAATCTATTCTAGAAAATGCGGAGTCTGTAGCCCACGTGGGTAGCTATGAGTGGAATGCTAAAGGTAATTCATTTGTGGTTTCGGCAGAGTTTCGACGTATTTTTGAACTCACAGATGAAGAAGAATTATCTGTTTTTAGGCTGATCCGGGAAACAATGCATGAGCAGGATAAGCCCTATTTTAAAGAAATGCTGGCAGGTAGAAAAAATTTCTTCGATATTGAGCACCGCATTGTCCTGGGTGAGGATTTGACAAAGATTGTAAGGAATACGGGAAATATCACCGTTGACAGCGATGGCAAGATTTCATCTGTGCTGGGCGTGGTTCAGGATATTACCGAGCAGCGTGAAATCAGCAAATCCATTTTTAATGCTCAACAATTCGAGCGTAGTAGAATGGCTCGTGATATTCATGATGGTATAGGTCAGATGCTTGTAGCTGCAAAATTTAAGTTATCTTCACTAGAAGCAGACTCTGAGGAGGAGCTCACTCGAAAAAAAGATGATGTAGAGGATTTACTAGCAACTACCATTGAAGAGGTTCGTAGGGTATCAAGAAATTTATCCAATCGACACCTTGAGGAATTTGGATTGAGCAAAACCATGCATTATCTGATGGAAGAGATTGAAAACATGGGTGAGTTTGAAGTAGATTATGTGATTGACATTCCAGATGATTACGATATGGAATTGTCTAATACCATTTATAGAATTGCTCAAGAGGCAATAAATAATATAGTGAAATATGCCAAGGCCGAACAAGTTTCTGTTCGAATCGAAGCGGTAGACAAAAACATAGTACTTGAAATAAAAGACGATGGAATAGGCTTCGATACAGAAATTAAATGGAATGGTATAAAAAATATGAAAGAAAGAACATCTTTGCAAAACGGGCATTTTGAGATAACTTCTGTTCCGAAAAAAGGAACGGTAGTAAAATCTTGGTTCCCAATAAATAATTAA